One genomic window of Halanaerobiales bacterium includes the following:
- the ung gene encoding uracil-DNA glycosylase, which produces MNWREQLNSTNTEEIKRYGQLKTWYPYLKDEFTKPYMRRISAKIANYKQNEGLLCPSKGNIFRAFRKCPYEAVKLVILGQDPYPGKGIADGLVFSTKNKETPKSLKNIFKELTNDFPDIRLLSNSLDNWAEQGALLINTVFTTHAGISKAHINYGWEILTNKILELLNNHNNSIVFMLWGNDARKYKSKITNKKHLILEAVHPSPLSANRGFFGCNHFKKAYNFIKDKYNYDFDFSTK; this is translated from the coding sequence AAGAAATTAAAAGATATGGCCAATTGAAAACTTGGTACCCTTATTTAAAGGATGAATTTACTAAACCTTATATGAGGCGTATATCTGCTAAAATAGCCAATTATAAGCAAAATGAGGGACTTTTATGTCCAAGTAAGGGAAATATATTCAGAGCATTCAGAAAGTGCCCATATGAAGCCGTAAAGCTTGTTATTTTAGGTCAAGATCCATACCCTGGTAAAGGAATTGCAGATGGGTTAGTATTTAGTACTAAAAATAAAGAAACGCCTAAAAGTTTGAAAAATATATTTAAAGAATTAACTAATGATTTTCCAGACATAAGATTATTAAGTAATTCTTTGGATAATTGGGCAGAACAAGGTGCGCTACTTATTAATACTGTATTTACTACGCATGCCGGAATATCTAAAGCGCATATCAATTATGGATGGGAAATACTAACTAATAAAATATTAGAATTACTGAATAATCATAATAATTCTATAGTATTTATGCTGTGGGGAAATGATGCTAGAAAATATAAAAGTAAAATTACAAATAAAAAACATTTAATATTAGAAGCGGTACACCCCAGTCCTTTATCAGCAAATAGAGGATTTTTTGGATGCAACCATTTTAAGAAAGCTTATAACTTTATTAAAGATAAATATAATTATGACTTTGATTTTTCAACAAAATAA